In Deltaproteobacteria bacterium, a single window of DNA contains:
- a CDS encoding Lrp/AsnC family transcriptional regulator, with product MEKGLSDLEKSIIRELTGDLPVTAQPFVLLAQKLGISQRQLLSIIKRLKEEGRIRRFGATLRHRNSGFSANAMVVWNIPEEKIDEVGRAMASFREVTHCYHRRPQRDWKYNLFTMVHGPSEEACRQIAQKISKATAMTDYQLLFSRKELKKTTMRYFYE from the coding sequence ATGGAAAAAGGGCTGTCGGATCTTGAAAAATCCATCATCCGGGAACTGACCGGTGATCTGCCGGTCACCGCCCAACCCTTTGTCCTCCTGGCCCAAAAATTGGGTATCTCTCAAAGACAGCTCCTGAGTATTATAAAAAGATTGAAAGAAGAAGGCCGTATCCGCCGGTTCGGGGCTACCCTCAGACACCGGAATTCGGGCTTTTCCGCCAATGCCATGGTGGTTTGGAATATCCCTGAGGAAAAAATCGACGAGGTGGGTCGGGCCATGGCCTCTTTTCGTGAGGTGACCCATTGCTACCATCGCCGGCCGCAAAGAGACTGGAAATATAACTTGTTTACCATGGTCCACGGTCCCAGCGAAGAGGCCTGCCGGCAGATAGCCCAAAAAATTTCAAAGGCTACGGCCATGACCGACTATCAATTACTCTTCAGTCGGAAGGAATTAAAAAAGACCACTATGAGGTACTTTTATGAATAA
- a CDS encoding LysR family transcriptional regulator: MKIHFKVWLEKDNHVLFGEGRKQLLQAIDDEGSLAQAAKKMNMSYRAAWGRLKASEDRLGFALAEKDSSLGKKGGLHLTPKGKALLDQYKTIHQALESLVDRLEQKIF; encoded by the coding sequence ATGAAAATTCATTTCAAGGTCTGGCTGGAAAAAGATAATCATGTCCTGTTTGGGGAAGGCCGAAAACAGCTTCTCCAGGCCATTGACGACGAGGGTTCCCTGGCCCAGGCGGCCAAGAAGATGAATATGTCCTATCGGGCGGCCTGGGGCCGGCTGAAGGCCTCTGAGGATCGACTGGGTTTCGCCCTGGCGGAAAAAGATTCCAGTCTGGGGAAAAAAGGGGGCTTGCATCTGACGCCCAAAGGAAAGGCCCTGCTGGATCAATACAAAACCATTCATCAAGCCCTGGAATCATTGGTCGACCGATTGGAGCAAAAAATTTTTTGA
- a CDS encoding 2-hydroxyacyl-CoA dehydratase has translation MTQETLFSTIVKEVEEIASWGYPEIASHLPQGRIPLGYFCPYVPEELLQAAGAVPIRLMDLPIKISRAQAHLPAYCCHFVKSALESYLRGDLDFLKGIIFCQSCDSMKGLADIWTLKKRLSFQFNLMVPTRLDSPLARDYFKAEVENLKGALEKNWGKITQEGLQEASRLFNRIREQLHALYARMRLDPNRLSGKVLAQIIRAGYQMDRDHYLELLTRLLTAWPEEPEGQSRGVPVYLSGNMVHSGDWFSLIEGAGARIVQDDLCSGGRLLRLTVPEDKDPLEALVDRYFNTYLCPTKHQGIMAHREILYKEVRESGAKGVIFLFYKFCEPYYFDYPDLKKFLEAEGYPSLLLEIEDPSQGREQVKIRLQAFVEMLT, from the coding sequence TTGACTCAAGAAACACTCTTTTCAACAATAGTTAAAGAAGTGGAGGAAATCGCCTCCTGGGGTTATCCGGAAATCGCTTCTCACCTTCCCCAGGGCCGGATACCCCTCGGATATTTCTGCCCCTATGTACCCGAAGAACTCCTTCAGGCCGCAGGGGCCGTTCCCATCCGGCTTATGGACCTGCCGATTAAAATATCCCGTGCTCAGGCCCATCTACCGGCCTATTGCTGCCACTTTGTGAAATCGGCTTTAGAAAGCTATCTTCGCGGAGACTTGGATTTTCTCAAGGGGATCATCTTCTGCCAGAGCTGCGACTCTATGAAGGGTCTGGCCGATATCTGGACCTTGAAAAAACGCCTCTCCTTCCAATTCAATCTGATGGTCCCAACCCGCCTGGATTCGCCTTTGGCCCGTGACTATTTTAAGGCCGAGGTGGAAAACCTTAAAGGGGCCCTGGAAAAAAATTGGGGGAAGATTACCCAGGAAGGTCTGCAGGAAGCCAGTCGTCTTTTTAATCGTATTCGGGAACAACTGCACGCCCTGTATGCCCGGATGCGCCTTGACCCCAACCGCCTTTCCGGGAAGGTGCTGGCTCAAATTATTCGGGCCGGCTACCAGATGGATCGGGACCATTATCTGGAGTTGCTGACCCGGCTACTTACGGCCTGGCCCGAAGAGCCCGAGGGCCAATCCAGGGGGGTGCCTGTTTACCTCTCCGGGAATATGGTCCATTCAGGTGACTGGTTTTCTTTGATTGAAGGGGCCGGGGCCAGGATTGTCCAGGACGACCTGTGCAGTGGCGGACGTCTCCTACGTCTGACCGTTCCGGAGGATAAGGATCCTCTGGAGGCCTTGGTGGACCGCTATTTTAACACCTATCTTTGCCCCACCAAACATCAGGGCATCATGGCCCATCGGGAAATCCTTTATAAAGAGGTCCGGGAATCGGGAGCCAAGGGGGTCATATTTCTCTTCTATAAATTCTGCGAACCTTATTATTTTGATTATCCGGATTTGAAAAAATTTCTGGAAGCCGAAGGCTATCCTTCCTTATTATTGGAAATCGAAGATCCGTCCCAGGGCAGGGAGCAGGTTAAAATAAGGCTCCAGGCCTTTGTGGAAATGCTCACTTAA
- a CDS encoding 2-hydroxyacyl-CoA dehydratase, producing MSTASSKEKSYREIESVKAYRRLMKGYYLMAKNPRWFGKKVAWITSGGPVEPLYAMGVLPFYPENYGAMCGASRMSVSLCEIAESQGYSRDLCSYARCDIGSSLSGKGPLGILPKPDFLVCGNNICGTVIKWYEIQARAFNVPLFFLDTPFIHDQIDSHTLTYVQQQMKEYITFLERVCKRSFSEKRFLKVSGRSLEAVALWKEILELSRNRPAPFAAFDAFIHMAPIVTLRGTGWAVRYYKKLKKELEERVKRGEGAFAREEIRLIWDNIPIWYDIRNLSRLLFKHGAILVADTYTSAWTLKPVDLGNPLESLSRSYATVHLNLGLEHKAAKMVELMEKYQAHGFIMHSNRSCKTYSLNQFDLKRKVSEITGKPGLIIEADHTDSRSYAAGQVEKQIETFVEMTRKN from the coding sequence ATGTCCACCGCATCCTCAAAAGAAAAATCTTACCGGGAAATCGAGTCGGTCAAAGCCTATCGCCGTCTGATGAAGGGCTATTATCTGATGGCCAAGAATCCCCGATGGTTCGGCAAAAAAGTGGCCTGGATCACCAGCGGGGGGCCGGTGGAACCCCTTTATGCCATGGGGGTCCTGCCTTTTTATCCGGAAAATTACGGGGCCATGTGTGGCGCCAGCCGAATGTCTGTATCTCTTTGTGAGATCGCCGAATCGCAAGGATACTCTCGGGACCTCTGCTCTTATGCCCGTTGCGATATCGGCAGCTCTTTAAGCGGCAAAGGTCCTCTGGGGATTCTGCCCAAACCTGATTTTCTGGTCTGCGGCAACAACATTTGCGGCACGGTCATCAAGTGGTATGAAATCCAGGCCCGGGCCTTCAACGTTCCGCTATTCTTTCTGGATACCCCTTTTATTCATGATCAAATAGACTCCCATACCTTAACCTACGTCCAGCAGCAGATGAAAGAATATATCACCTTTCTCGAAAGGGTATGTAAACGCTCTTTTTCTGAAAAGCGTTTTCTGAAAGTTTCCGGACGGTCCCTGGAAGCCGTGGCCCTGTGGAAGGAGATCCTGGAACTTTCCCGAAACCGACCGGCCCCTTTTGCCGCCTTTGATGCCTTTATCCATATGGCCCCGATCGTTACCCTGCGAGGAACCGGCTGGGCGGTCCGGTATTATAAAAAATTGAAAAAGGAACTCGAAGAGCGGGTAAAAAGGGGGGAAGGGGCCTTTGCCCGGGAAGAGATCCGGCTCATCTGGGACAATATTCCCATCTGGTATGATATCCGGAACCTGTCCAGACTGCTCTTTAAACACGGGGCCATTCTGGTGGCCGATACCTATACTTCCGCCTGGACCTTAAAGCCCGTTGATCTGGGAAATCCCCTGGAAAGTCTTTCCCGTTCTTATGCCACCGTGCACCTTAACCTGGGTTTGGAACATAAAGCAGCCAAGATGGTGGAGTTGATGGAAAAATACCAGGCCCATGGATTTATCATGCATTCCAATCGGAGTTGTAAGACCTACTCCCTCAATCAATTCGATCTCAAGAGAAAGGTCTCGGAGATCACCGGAAAACCGGGCCTGATCATCGAAGCCGATCATACCGATTCCCGCAGCTATGCCGCAGGCCAAGTAGAAAAACAAATCGAAACTTTTGTGGAAATGACCAGGAAGAATTGA
- a CDS encoding formate dehydrogenase accessory protein FdhE, protein MDGLIPSQERILLRVQQGKKEHPEYESFLDFWEKILSVQAAFNSRIKVAEVDLPESLTPLKLKEGFPLMVWNKALFEESLFQEVFLALCQATRESNKKFEKEIPGIEKWHKDNGPAFSDWLNLFFQEERKPFLQKAHDHGLDADLMVFLFSASWKLFMKSWSEALAPRLTPIKEEWNRGYCPVCGSGPLLSFLQEDGKRVAVCSTCEQIWPIPRLYCPNCGNTDQKTLGYFVVEEDEGDRIEVCDLCRHYLKTLDLRKKGVDPIPVIEDLLTTHLDLWAQKKGYKKQPLFVRK, encoded by the coding sequence ATGGATGGGTTAATCCCTTCACAAGAAAGAATCTTATTAAGGGTCCAGCAGGGGAAAAAGGAACACCCCGAGTATGAATCCTTTTTGGACTTTTGGGAAAAGATATTATCCGTCCAGGCTGCCTTTAATTCCAGAATTAAAGTTGCGGAGGTAGACCTCCCCGAGTCGTTAACCCCTCTGAAATTAAAAGAAGGCTTTCCGCTTATGGTCTGGAATAAGGCTCTATTTGAAGAAAGCCTTTTTCAAGAAGTCTTCCTCGCCCTCTGCCAGGCAACCCGGGAAAGTAATAAGAAGTTTGAAAAGGAAATCCCCGGGATTGAAAAATGGCATAAGGATAATGGGCCGGCTTTTTCAGACTGGTTAAACCTTTTTTTTCAGGAAGAAAGAAAACCCTTTCTTCAGAAGGCCCATGATCACGGTCTGGATGCGGACTTGATGGTTTTTCTTTTTTCCGCTTCCTGGAAGCTTTTTATGAAGTCCTGGTCCGAAGCCTTAGCGCCTCGCCTCACCCCGATTAAAGAAGAATGGAATCGGGGGTATTGCCCGGTATGCGGCTCAGGCCCGCTGCTTTCTTTTTTGCAGGAAGACGGGAAAAGGGTAGCGGTCTGCTCGACTTGTGAGCAAATCTGGCCCATACCCCGCCTTTATTGTCCTAATTGTGGTAATACGGATCAGAAAACCCTGGGTTATTTTGTTGTCGAAGAAGATGAGGGGGATCGAATAGAAGTTTGTGACTTATGCCGACATTACCTGAAAACCCTGGATCTGAGAAAAAAAGGGGTCGATCCCATACCGGTGATAGAAGATCTTTTGACGACCCACTTGGACCTTTGGGCCCAAAAAAAGGGGTATAAAAAGCAGCCGCTCTTTGTTCGAAAATAG